A genomic stretch from Sphingobacterium sp. ML3W includes:
- a CDS encoding EamA/RhaT family transporter, protein MIFVLISVICSVTVAVLLKLAKQYGVETKQVIVWNYPMAVALTYFILRPEIKEISWDALPFPLYATLAVLLPGMFVFIALSIRYSGLVKTEVAQRLSLFIPLLAAFFLFHEKLQGNKLLGIGIGLLAIICSIGWRKSLPTVTLSNTGYKNSLYPLLVFIGMGIIDILFKQVALHVTIPYVSSMFIIFVMAMLIAFGLLGYFIFVEKQSFSGKAVVYGLILGAFNFCNILFYMKAHRALPENPSIVFTGMNIGVISLGALVGVLFFKERLSWLNYLGIVLSIISVLIIAYQ, encoded by the coding sequence ATGATTTTTGTCCTCATAAGTGTTATCTGCAGCGTCACTGTAGCCGTATTATTAAAATTGGCAAAACAGTATGGCGTAGAAACAAAACAAGTAATCGTCTGGAATTATCCTATGGCAGTTGCTTTGACCTACTTTATATTACGACCCGAAATAAAAGAAATTAGCTGGGATGCCTTACCATTCCCGTTGTATGCAACACTGGCTGTACTATTACCGGGGATGTTTGTATTTATTGCGCTATCTATCCGTTATAGTGGTTTGGTAAAAACGGAGGTAGCCCAACGACTATCTTTATTTATTCCCTTACTGGCAGCGTTTTTTTTATTCCACGAAAAGCTACAGGGAAATAAACTGTTGGGGATAGGGATAGGTCTATTGGCGATAATATGTTCCATCGGTTGGCGAAAATCTCTCCCTACAGTAACCCTGTCAAATACTGGATATAAAAATAGTCTCTACCCATTGCTTGTTTTTATTGGTATGGGGATTATTGATATCCTTTTTAAACAGGTGGCATTGCATGTGACGATACCTTATGTCAGTTCGATGTTTATTATCTTTGTCATGGCCATGCTGATCGCATTTGGTTTATTAGGCTATTTTATCTTTGTTGAAAAACAGAGCTTTTCAGGTAAAGCTGTCGTCTATGGCCTGATTTTAGGCGCTTTCAATTTTTGTAATATATTATTTTATATGAAAGCACATCGGGCATTACCCGAGAATCCTTCCATTGTATTTACTGGAATGAATATTGGTGTTATCTCGTTGGGTGCTTTGGTGGGTGTGTTATTTTTTAAAGAAAGACTCTCATGGTTGAATTACCTGGGGATAGTTCTTTCCATTATTTCAGTTTTAATTATCGCATATCAGTGA
- a CDS encoding nucleoside phosphorylase gives MINNSELILNSDGSIYHLNLMPEDLAHTIITVGDPDRVTKVSKYFDRIELKKGKREFITHTGYIGTKRLSVISTGIGTDNIDIVLNELDALVNIDFQHKVVKSELTSLDIVRIGTSGAVQTDVEMGSILASEYGVGFDALMQFYQKPYDEIELNIQQALIRYFPQLSLKPYVARSGERLLDRIAFDLPKGMTLTAPGFYAPQGRCLRSDNTIPDLIPLVNSFKHNNFRLTNLEMETAGIYALAKMFGHQALSINAILASRVAGEFSPNPEAVVEKAIQLVLERI, from the coding sequence ATGATAAACAATTCAGAACTCATTTTAAATTCAGATGGAAGTATTTACCATTTGAATTTAATGCCAGAAGATTTAGCCCATACGATCATTACGGTAGGAGATCCAGACCGTGTGACCAAGGTGTCAAAATATTTTGATCGTATCGAACTCAAAAAGGGAAAGCGTGAGTTTATCACCCATACAGGATATATTGGGACTAAACGGCTGAGCGTGATCTCTACAGGGATAGGTACAGACAATATTGATATAGTATTGAATGAATTGGATGCGTTGGTGAATATCGATTTTCAGCATAAGGTTGTGAAAAGCGAGCTGACCTCTTTGGATATCGTTCGTATCGGTACTTCTGGTGCTGTACAGACGGATGTTGAAATGGGAAGTATACTGGCTTCGGAATATGGGGTTGGCTTTGATGCGTTGATGCAATTCTACCAAAAGCCTTACGATGAGATTGAACTGAATATCCAGCAGGCTTTAATTCGGTATTTTCCACAATTGAGTTTAAAACCTTATGTAGCAAGGTCCGGAGAGCGTTTATTGGACCGAATTGCTTTTGATCTGCCAAAAGGAATGACATTAACGGCACCGGGATTCTATGCACCACAAGGGCGTTGTCTGCGGTCAGATAATACGATTCCAGATTTGATTCCTTTGGTAAATTCATTTAAGCATAACAATTTTCGTTTGACCAATCTGGAAATGGAAACTGCGGGTATCTATGCTTTGGCGAAAATGTTTGGCCATCAGGCCCTGTCCATAAATGCCATTTTAGCGAGTAGGGTAGCAGGAGAATTTTCGCCGAATCCTGAAGCGGTCGTGGAAAAAGCTATTCAACTGGTACTGGAAAGAATTTAG
- a CDS encoding prephenate dehydratase produces the protein MSLKIAIQGAKASFHEEAAFKYFGREVEIVECDSFKKTCELLKQRKVDYIVMAIENSIAGSLLPNYNLLRDYKFHITGEVYLNIQQNLMVLPGVKLKDIKHIESHPIAIRQCEEFLSELEGVRITEGSDTAATAKMIAERKLTDTAAIAGTLAAEIYGLEILEKRIETNKKNATRFLVLSNEVVEHKNANKASLSFQTGNTVGSLATILQCFAEQNINLSKIQSMPVIGKRNEYDFFVDVEWKKQSDYEAAIRKVLKHSINFNIMGEYIKNEKL, from the coding sequence ATGAGTTTAAAAATTGCGATACAAGGAGCAAAAGCTTCATTCCACGAGGAAGCAGCATTTAAATATTTTGGACGCGAAGTCGAAATTGTTGAATGTGATTCATTCAAAAAAACCTGTGAATTGCTGAAGCAAAGAAAAGTAGATTACATTGTTATGGCGATTGAAAATTCAATTGCAGGTAGCTTGCTACCAAACTATAATTTGCTTCGGGATTATAAATTTCATATCACAGGAGAAGTCTATCTCAACATTCAGCAGAATCTGATGGTATTGCCGGGCGTCAAATTGAAAGACATCAAACATATCGAATCACATCCGATCGCGATCCGTCAATGCGAAGAATTTCTTTCGGAGCTGGAGGGTGTACGTATTACCGAAGGGTCAGACACAGCGGCCACAGCAAAGATGATTGCTGAACGGAAATTGACTGATACAGCTGCTATTGCTGGTACTTTAGCCGCTGAAATTTATGGGCTTGAGATTCTAGAGAAAAGAATCGAAACTAATAAAAAGAATGCTACACGTTTTCTGGTTCTTTCAAATGAGGTGGTTGAACACAAAAATGCCAATAAAGCATCCCTATCTTTCCAAACGGGAAATACAGTTGGTTCCTTAGCGACAATCTTACAGTGTTTTGCTGAGCAAAATATCAACCTGAGCAAGATTCAGTCTATGCCTGTTATCGGAAAACGCAACGAATATGACTTTTTCGTTGATGTTGAATGGAAAAAACAATCAGACTATGAAGCTGCGATC
- the rodA gene encoding rod shape-determining protein RodA, which yields MNNQKNSFFGKIDWLTIILWLSLCLIGLFNIRAAVFNPEMPGFFTLGTNYGKQSLYLISAIILGISILIIDAKFFSSASPIFYGITAILLVIVLVVGRNVGGNQAWIDLGFFRLQPSEFAKLSTCLLLANFLSAQSNKAPTMQTLAMGAGIVLFPVFLVMLQPDTGSALAFFSLIFVFYREGYVNNELLIFGGLCILLFVLALLFNPWILILVLAAIIGFFMWSFRKKRKYIINLSILFAACTAFILCVDLVYDHVLQPHQRDRIDIILGKTEDLKGKGYNLNQSKIAIGSGQFWGKGYLQGTQTKYNFVPEQSTDFIFCTVGEEWGFVGSVTLIAIYLTLLLRIIHIAERQRSAFARIYAYGVASILFFHLFINIGMTIGIIPVIGIPLPFVSYGGSSLWSFTILLFIMLKFDSNRKGVV from the coding sequence ATGAATAATCAAAAAAATAGTTTCTTTGGAAAAATAGATTGGTTAACAATCATACTCTGGCTTTCACTCTGTCTGATCGGTCTATTTAATATCCGTGCGGCTGTATTTAATCCGGAAATGCCTGGTTTTTTCACTTTAGGCACCAACTATGGAAAGCAGTCACTCTACCTGATCTCAGCGATTATCCTCGGCATATCCATCTTGATTATCGATGCCAAATTTTTCAGTTCGGCCTCACCCATATTTTATGGTATAACAGCCATACTCCTTGTCATTGTTTTGGTTGTCGGGCGAAATGTCGGCGGGAATCAGGCCTGGATTGATTTGGGATTTTTCAGGTTACAACCCTCCGAGTTTGCCAAGCTATCCACCTGTCTGTTGCTGGCCAACTTTCTAAGTGCGCAGAGTAATAAAGCCCCAACTATGCAAACACTGGCTATGGGTGCAGGTATTGTACTATTTCCTGTATTCCTGGTTATGCTGCAGCCCGACACCGGCTCTGCACTTGCTTTCTTTTCGCTAATTTTTGTCTTTTACCGCGAAGGCTATGTAAACAATGAATTACTGATTTTTGGAGGCCTATGTATCTTACTTTTTGTTTTAGCTCTGTTATTCAATCCATGGATTCTTATTTTAGTCTTGGCGGCTATTATCGGATTTTTTATGTGGAGCTTCCGAAAGAAGAGAAAATATATTATTAATCTAAGTATCCTTTTTGCAGCCTGCACCGCATTTATATTATGTGTGGATCTGGTTTACGACCACGTATTACAACCGCATCAACGTGACCGAATCGACATCATTTTGGGTAAAACAGAAGACCTCAAAGGAAAGGGTTATAATTTGAACCAGTCCAAAATTGCCATAGGGTCAGGCCAATTTTGGGGAAAAGGCTATTTGCAGGGAACGCAGACCAAATATAACTTTGTTCCCGAACAAAGCACTGACTTTATCTTCTGTACGGTTGGTGAAGAATGGGGCTTTGTAGGTTCGGTAACATTAATTGCTATCTATCTCACACTGCTCTTGCGTATCATCCATATTGCAGAACGACAGCGTTCGGCTTTTGCCCGAATCTATGCCTACGGCGTGGCCTCTATCCTATTTTTTCACTTGTTTATCAATATCGGAATGACCATAGGAATTATCCCTGTCATCGGGATTCCATTGCCTTTTGTCAGCTATGGAGGTTCTTCACTCTGGAGTTTCACGATACTACTCTTTATCATGCTAAAATTTGACTCCAACAGGAAAGGAGTTGTTTAA
- a CDS encoding thermonuclease family protein — MLKRFNFLVSATIICLLFLGFSYKGEERYVKVRRVIDGDTFVIENGSKKGERVRLIGIDAPETRRTARKEIGYYGVEAKEYLKTMLTGKNVKLVFDVGKKDRYGRLLAYVYLREKFVNAELVAQGYAVTYTLTPNVQYADFFVKLERQARQAKRGLWK, encoded by the coding sequence ATGCTAAAGCGATTTAATTTTTTAGTGAGTGCCACTATCATCTGTCTCTTGTTTTTAGGTTTTTCTTATAAAGGGGAGGAGCGGTATGTGAAGGTGCGACGGGTAATTGATGGCGATACCTTTGTGATTGAAAATGGTAGTAAAAAAGGCGAACGGGTACGATTGATTGGGATTGATGCTCCCGAAACAAGGAGAACAGCACGAAAGGAAATTGGTTACTATGGCGTGGAGGCAAAAGAATATCTAAAAACTATGTTGACCGGAAAGAATGTGAAGCTGGTATTTGATGTTGGTAAAAAAGATCGTTATGGAAGACTTCTAGCTTATGTGTATCTTAGGGAGAAATTTGTTAACGCGGAGTTGGTAGCGCAGGGCTATGCTGTGACTTACACCTTGACGCCGAATGTTCAGTATGCTGATTTTTTTGTAAAATTAGAACGACAGGCACGTCAGGCTAAGCGTGGGCTTTGGAAATAA
- the mrdA gene encoding penicillin-binding protein 2, which yields MNSFFARKYVVSGIFVAIALTLVARLFYLQIIDDSYIHSANSNVMRKVIVYPARGVILDRKGKVLVQNEPVYDLMVTPREVKEIDTALFCKLIDIDKEGFIKRMDKARAHSPYRASIFEKQLSVRTWAQYQEYQYQFRGFYVQKRTIRSYPDSIAAQFLGYVSEVNDKDIERSNGFYRSGDYIGRSGVERSYEDLIRGKRGVNNLMVDALNRPKGIFMEGKYDTLAVAGEGLVSSLDKDLQILGESLMKNKLGSIVAIEPATGEILAYISSPSYNPNLMVGRQVGNNYMKLLNDETKPLFNRPIQASYPPGSVFKVVSALTAQQAGVIDRNTVFFCPHGYSYGGGRGWMGCTHYHGSTTLQRSVAVSCNTYYGFTYAKMIDGRGLSGPKAYDLWRNATTQFGIGHKLGIDLPGEKPGLLPTSEFYTKRYGNDKWRSSFNISLSIGQGEMGITPLQMANIMAIVANKGFYYRPHLIKGIGAQKIAKKEFTEKISAGVDEKYYPVVIQGMSDAVNTPEGTAWSNRIPGIEMCGKTGTAQNPHGENHAVFFAFAPRENPKIAIAVFVENAGYGGTWAGPIASMMVEKYLKDTITAPKYIQDRIYKANFLPAPKKVIDPKSKDVKKADSIKSKTDTVKSKRQLAALVKPKETIVHHSEVKRRYE from the coding sequence ATGAATAGTTTTTTTGCTCGCAAGTACGTCGTTTCCGGAATCTTTGTTGCCATCGCGCTGACTTTGGTTGCCCGCCTATTTTATTTACAGATCATCGACGATTCCTATATACATTCAGCCAACAGCAATGTCATGCGGAAGGTCATCGTTTACCCTGCAAGGGGTGTTATTTTAGACCGCAAAGGAAAAGTATTGGTACAAAATGAACCTGTATACGACCTGATGGTTACGCCTCGCGAGGTCAAGGAGATTGACACTGCTTTGTTTTGTAAATTAATTGATATTGACAAAGAAGGCTTTATTAAACGGATGGATAAGGCTCGTGCCCATTCCCCATACAGGGCATCAATTTTTGAAAAACAACTATCCGTCCGGACTTGGGCACAATATCAAGAATATCAATATCAGTTTCGTGGATTCTATGTACAGAAGAGAACCATTAGAAGCTATCCTGATAGTATTGCAGCTCAATTTTTGGGTTATGTTAGCGAGGTAAACGATAAAGATATTGAACGATCCAATGGGTTTTACCGAAGTGGTGACTATATTGGAAGAAGTGGTGTTGAACGTTCCTACGAAGATCTGATCCGCGGTAAAAGAGGAGTCAACAATTTGATGGTGGATGCGCTGAATCGTCCCAAGGGAATATTTATGGAGGGGAAATATGATACCTTAGCCGTTGCCGGTGAAGGATTAGTTTCTTCCTTAGATAAGGATCTCCAAATATTAGGTGAAAGTTTAATGAAAAATAAGCTCGGCTCTATTGTTGCCATTGAACCTGCAACGGGGGAAATTTTGGCCTATATAAGTAGCCCGAGTTATAACCCCAATCTGATGGTAGGTCGACAAGTTGGCAATAATTATATGAAATTATTGAATGACGAAACCAAGCCCCTTTTTAACCGTCCTATTCAAGCCTCGTATCCTCCAGGATCCGTTTTTAAGGTTGTTTCAGCCCTGACAGCACAGCAAGCTGGCGTTATTGACCGAAACACCGTATTTTTCTGTCCACATGGTTATAGCTATGGTGGCGGACGCGGTTGGATGGGATGTACCCACTACCACGGTTCGACCACTTTACAGCGTTCTGTAGCAGTATCCTGTAATACCTATTATGGTTTTACCTACGCCAAAATGATCGATGGACGGGGCCTCTCAGGTCCAAAAGCCTACGACCTATGGCGCAATGCAACCACACAGTTTGGAATCGGCCACAAATTGGGAATAGATCTACCAGGGGAAAAACCGGGATTATTGCCCACATCGGAGTTTTATACAAAACGATATGGCAATGACAAATGGCGTTCAAGTTTCAATATATCCTTATCCATTGGTCAGGGAGAGATGGGTATAACACCACTGCAAATGGCCAATATTATGGCTATTGTAGCCAACAAAGGTTTTTACTATAGACCACATCTCATCAAGGGTATAGGTGCGCAAAAAATCGCTAAAAAGGAATTTACAGAAAAGATCAGCGCTGGGGTAGATGAAAAATATTATCCTGTAGTCATCCAGGGGATGAGCGACGCTGTCAACACACCTGAAGGAACAGCTTGGTCGAATCGTATCCCAGGTATTGAAATGTGTGGAAAAACAGGGACGGCACAAAATCCACATGGAGAAAATCACGCGGTATTTTTTGCATTTGCACCACGGGAAAATCCGAAAATTGCCATTGCAGTATTTGTTGAAAATGCTGGTTATGGCGGAACTTGGGCTGGCCCAATAGCCAGTATGATGGTTGAAAAATACCTGAAGGATACCATTACGGCACCAAAATATATTCAGGATCGGATCTATAAAGCAAACTTTCTTCCTGCACCAAAGAAGGTAATAGATCCCAAAAGTAAAGATGTCAAGAAAGCGGATTCGATCAAATCAAAAACAGATACTGTTAAATCAAAACGACAATTAGCGGCATTGGTAAAACCAAAAGAAACAATTGTTCACCATAGTGAGGTAAAAAGAAGATATGAATAA
- a CDS encoding YigZ family protein: MSLFEDTYRTIGANYEGIFRDKGSKFIAYAFPFKSEEKLKDLLQEVKSLHPKARHHCWAYRLTPDRNVFRVNDDGEPSGTAGRPILNALLSADITNIIVVVVRYFGGTLLGVPGLINAYKSATQDALDQVQIIERTVNDSYGLTFDYLNMNDVMRIIKEEGLEIEKQEFDNNCYLEFEVRKMQVNRVVERFSKIEGCQLNYLRTI; this comes from the coding sequence GTGAGTTTATTTGAAGATACTTATCGAACGATCGGTGCAAACTATGAAGGAATTTTTAGAGATAAAGGAAGCAAATTTATTGCCTATGCATTTCCTTTTAAATCTGAGGAGAAATTAAAAGATCTGCTACAGGAGGTGAAATCCCTACATCCAAAAGCAAGACACCACTGCTGGGCTTATCGGCTGACTCCGGATCGTAATGTATTTCGCGTAAACGATGACGGTGAACCCTCTGGCACCGCAGGGCGTCCTATTTTAAATGCTTTGCTCTCGGCAGATATTACAAATATAATCGTCGTTGTTGTTCGTTATTTCGGTGGAACACTGTTGGGCGTACCAGGCTTGATTAATGCTTATAAATCGGCTACGCAGGATGCCTTGGATCAAGTTCAGATAATCGAACGAACGGTGAATGATAGCTATGGGCTGACCTTTGATTATCTAAATATGAATGATGTTATGCGTATTATTAAGGAAGAAGGACTGGAAATCGAAAAGCAGGAATTTGACAATAATTGCTATCTGGAATTTGAGGTACGGAAAATGCAGGTAAACCGTGTCGTGGAACGTTTTTCGAAAATTGAAGGTTGTCAATTGAATTATTTAAGAACGATATGA